In the Arachis ipaensis cultivar K30076 chromosome B10, Araip1.1, whole genome shotgun sequence genome, one interval contains:
- the LOC107624127 gene encoding uncharacterized protein LOC107624127, which yields MMTLMAKDEWVTTAMTDDTLVVNILLRLKNSLSDDNNSNSKLLPFTWGLRQPRSCSRSRTTPTSRCCDAAASTRRSPTTPLSWSGTADGYEDSTRNNVARSKGTATTTATSGYTVNSSIPTSKCRRKKTFAELKEQETSLLNERTYLKKEIEHLNANFEAQRAQNETLKRIKRDMSLKHQKNPSSKSDEECYKPSLGPLVETKSHAASFLIPDLNMMPCDDE from the exons ATGATGACGTTGATGGCCAAGGATGAGTGGGTCACCACCGCCATGACCGACGACACCCTTGTGGTCAACATTCTCCTCCGCCTCAAGAACTCCCTCTCCGACGACAACAACAGCAACTCTAAGCTTCTCCCCTTCACATGGGGTCTCAGGCAGCCGCGTTCATGCTCTAGGTCAAGGACAACTCCTACGTCACGCTGCTGCGACGCCGCGGCTTCAACCAGACGCAGCCCCACCACGCCTCTCTCTTGGAGCGGCACCGCCGACGGCTACGAAGACTCCACCCGCAACAACGTCGCCAGATCCAAG GGTACAGCTACGACTACTGCCACAAGTGGATACACGGTCAACTCATCTATCCCAACGAGCAAGTGCAGAAGAAAAAAG ACCTTTGCAGAACTAAAAGAACAAGAGACCTCCCTACTCAATGAGAGGACTTATTTGAAAAAG GAGATAGAACATTTAAATGCAAACTTTGAAGCCCAGAGAGCCCAAAATGAGACCCTGAAGAGGATCAAG CGTGATATGAGCTTAAAACATCAGAAGAATCCAAGTTCAAAATCAGATGAAGAGTGCTATAAGCCTTCTTTGGGTCCCCTGGTTGAAACTAAATCACACGCAGCTTCATTCTTGATTCCAGATCTAAACATGATGCCCTGTGATGACGAATGA